The Flavobacterium sp. 1 genome contains the following window.
GTTACGGCAGTGATGTATTTTTCTACAATGACCAGCAAGACGCTTTTGTCTGCTTATGATAATGCCATTTTATACGATTATGATGTGCATGGGAACGTAAAAGAATTGTTGCACCATACCAATAATAGCAAGGAATTAAACACAATAAACCAGCAACTGAAAAAAGTAGTTTATGATTATGATTTAATAAGCGGAAACGTAAATAAAGTAACCTATCAGCCAGCAAAAACGGATCAGTTTATACACCGATATGAGTATGATGCCGATAATAGAATTAATCAGGTTTATACCAGTAAAGACAATGTAATTTGGGAAAAAGAAGCCAATTATTTGTATTATGACCATGGACCATTGGCGCGTGTAGAAATTGGCGACAAGAAAGTTCAAGGACTCGATTATATTTACACCTTGCAAGGCTGGCTCAAAGGAGTCAATTCAGAACAATTGAATACCAATTATGATGCTGGTAAAGATGGATTGAACGTGGCCAAAGACGCCTTTGGTTTTGCCTTAAATTATTATACGGGAGATTATAAATCCAGAGTTACAGCTACGAATACTGTAAATGTATTCAGTCTTAGTAAAGAAGGAAAAAAAGAAGGAAATCTAGATTTGTATAATGGTAATATAAAAGAAATGGTAACTTCATTGTTAGATGTTACCCAATTGCCAGTTCCTACGCAGTTTAATTATTACAAATACGATCAGTTGAACCGTATTAAAGGAATGTCAAGCTTAAGTTTTAATTCTGCAAGCGGAATTCCTGCTGGAAAGGATTCTTATGGTTCGAGTTATTCTTATGACAGAAACGGAAATTTGGTAAATCTGACTCGATCTGGTTTAAATAACAAGTTTGCTATTTCGTCAATGGATGATTTGAAATATACTTATTCTAAAGATACAAAAGGACAAATAACGGATAATAAACTAGTTAGTGTAAATGATGTATTGACGAATTCAGGAGATTTTGCAAATGACCTTGAAGGAATTAGTAATTACACTTATGATGAAATAGGACAATTAATCAAAGATTCAAAAGAAGATCTAAACATTAATTGGCGTGTTGATGGAAAAGTAAGTTCGGTAATTAAATATAAAGGAAAAGCCAATGAAACAACTATTAGTTTTGAATATGACGGTTTAGGAAACAGAACCTCTAAAAAAGTAGCAACTACTACCAATACTAATACCAAAATCACGTATTATGAGCGTGATGCTCAGGGTAATGTTTTGAGTACTTACGAAATGGAAACGCCAACAAGCCAGTCTTCTACTTATTATCTTGTTGAACAAGAGATATACGGGAGCAGTCGTTTGGGCATCGAACAAGGCCGTAAAGTAATCACGAAAGACACTTTTGCAGCATTTGCTAAAAATGCAGAGGAATTAAATGCCTCAACGGCACGCAGTATTTCAAGCAAAGAAGCTACTGCATCAACTGAAATTTCAGGGTTGAAGTTTAATGGTGCAAATAGTACAAATTGGAATACAAATGATTCAAAGTTGAATTTATTCGCAGATGTACCTCAAAGAACACAAATAATAGAGATTGCAACACATCTTAAAATTGATGATGTAATTTTTAAAGAAAAAGAAGAAAGAAAAATTATTCAGATACAAAATCAATATGAAAAAATCCCTGGAGCAAAACATGCTTGGGGTTCTTATTCTCAAAGTACTGCTATTGTTAAGGTAGTGAAAGTTGATAATAGCAATTTTAAGCCCATCTTGGAGTTAAAAACGCATAGAGTTTCCTATAGGAATAAGAAAAAAAATCATTATGTAAAAGATATTTCTATTATTACTACGCAATATGTTTTGAAGAATGTCAATTCTTCTATTCCGGAAAAAGAATGGGACATAAAGTATACGGTTTCCTTAAATTCATTGACTAAAAAATATGTGCCTGCTTTGATTATAAATGGGAATGTTTATAATGATTTGAAAGAAGTAGCACTTCCTGCGTATACAAAACATGAAGACTATCAAAAAGGGAATGATTTGCCTAAATCAGTAAATGAATTAGGAGCATCATCTTTAGGGGTTCCTGCAGAAATGTGTGATTTTTCTTATATGATTGACAATGGAGAAGAACCAGAAGATATTAAAGTGAATAATTTCTTGTTTGATGAAGGATCAGATACAAGAACTGCCAAATCCACTACGGGTATCGAAATGGCATTAGGCACAGTGGAACATGCAAAAACCTATTGCGATTCTGCTGAAGGGGATAAAGATGGAGATGGTGTAAAAGATGTTGATGACAGTTGTCCAGAAATATTTAATCCAAAACAAGAAGATACTAAGGAAGTTGCTTTAGGTTTCCCTGCTGATGGAATTGAGGATGCATGTGATAACTGTGATTATCCAAATAAAGATCAAACTGATACAGATGGCGATGGCAAAGGGGATGATGTTATAATAAGTGGAGTAGTTAGGCCGTGCGATAATTGTAAATTAATAGCTAACTTTGATCAAAGTGATGTAGATAAAGATGGAGTAGGAGATGTATGTGACAACTGTTTAACGATAAATAATCCAGATCAAACCGATGCGAATCATAATGGAGTTGGTGATGTTTGCGAAGGACTGGATCAGGGAGCAGGAACAGCAGCCACTGTGGGACTATTTAAGGAGTATTATCGTTATGTAGGAGACAAGCGTTATGAATTGTCCAATCATTTAGGAAATGTATTAAGTGTGATTAGTGACAGAAAACTAGTTGGCGAAGGTAATTCACCAAGTTTAACGACACTTAATCAATACAATTTTACAGGTTGGAAAAACATTAAGGAGGATAGGAATTGGAATCCAAACTCAGGAGCAAAAGTCACAACTAACACAGACAAATTAGTTATGGCTGTTGACGACATAGAAGAGGGAATGTCCTATGCTATGCTTACCGAATCCGGCAAGAAGTATACAGTAAGCTATGATCTGGAATTGCTAACTTCTCCAGAAATTAATGTAAGAGTATCTAATTTTGGCACTATACTCAATGAAAAAACGGATAAAATTTCAGGCAGAAACAGCATGACTTTTACAGCAGCAGGTGTTGTGAGTGTTATACAATGGGTACGAAATAGAAAGAAAGATGGTTTAGAAGAAGTATTTACTTTAGATAATGTTACAACGGCGACTGAGTCTGCAAATAATACGGTTGCTTTTACTACTTTTGTGCCGGACGTTTTAAGCTACTCAGATTACTATCCTTTTGGAATGTTGGTACCGAATAGGCATGGAACTAGTATTCCTAACGGTCACCGCTACGGATTCCAAGGACAGGAAATGGATAACGAGCTAAAAGGTGAAGGAAATTCTTTGAACTATACTTTTAGGATGCATGACCCGAGGATTGGTAGATTTTTTGCTCCTGACCCATTATTTAAGGAGTACCCTCATAATTCAGTTTACGCTTTTAGTGGAAATAAAGTTATTGCAAGTATTGAATTAGAAGGCCTAGAAGATGTTTGGGTTGCTGATGGTGGAAGTACTGTTAAAAAAGTCGGACCGTATGTTGGGGCTTACACCAGTGAACAAGCGGCAAATAATCGTTATTTAGAGGCTACCGCAAGAAAACCTAAAGTAGCTAGACCTCAAGCTGAAATAAGGTCTGATGATTTGGAGGCCCAAGTAAATAAGTACAGAGGTGAAAATCCTGGCTTAGCTATTTCAAGAGGTGTAATTGATGGATTTCAACAAGCTCCAGGAGTTATACTTCCAGAAATAGCCCTTGCAAAACTTGGAAAATTTTATGAAGGCTATAAAGTATTTAAGCAATCGAAAATGGCTATTCAGGCGGCTAAACTTGCAGCTAAAACTGACAATGCGGCATATCATGGATTAGAATTTTTAGATGATGGAATTAGAATGGTGGAAGCTCCTATTCAAATGCAAGTGCCTAAAATATCCAGTATAGATGATATAGTTAAAAGTGCTCAAAGAATTATCTCTAAAAACACAACGAGAGGAGTTCAAGCGTTGGCTAAAAAAATAGGTCGAGGAGATGAAGCATATAGAGGCTTGAAAGCTAATCAAGCCACAGCAGATGTTATTATTAATGATGTCATGAGTTCTGAAAGTAAAATAACAGTTCCGACAAGAAACCAGCAAGGGGTCGAGGTAATAGATTATTATAACACGACTTCTAATCAAGGAGTCAGGGTAATTAAAGAATCAGGTGAATTTGATACTTTTATAAATTATAAACCAAATTAAAGTTAAAAATGAAAAACAATGAAACTTATATAAATAGACTTATTGGCTTGAAAATAGTAAAAGGTTACAGGTTTTTTTATGAAAGTTTTTTAGATGAAATGCCTGAAGATTTAAGAGACCAAGAAACTGACGGTTCTTTATGTTTATTATTTTCTGATAATACCGTTTTAGAAATTAAACCAATTTCAGAAAATTTCTCTATTGACATAGAAAAAAGAGACATTAATTATATAAAGAATAATCAAGATTTAAAAAATGTTTCAAATAATAGCTTTTGGAGCCAACTTGTAAATATAAAAATTAGTTCAGTAAAGTTATTGGAAAATGGAATTCAAATTGGCTTTGAGAATTTAAAAAAAATTGAAATAAAATATCTCTCGGAGACAGAATATACATTTGACAGTTTAATCATAAGATTTAGCAAACCTGATGATTCGGATATGTCTACACAACGATAGCGCGGTTTTGTAAACCTGTGCCGTAAAATAAAGCCACACAACTAATCTTTAAAACCAAAAAACTGCAACTGGAATTCATTTTCTAGTTGCAGTTTTTTTTTAGGTTTAAATGCTGAAATAGTTTTGCCTGTAGGTTAGGCACTCTTTATAAAGCTTTCGGACACATAACAGGCATCTGGATTCTGCTTATCGTAGATTTTCAGCACCTTATCCACCCATTGTATCATTTTTACCAAATTCAATTATAGAACTGTTAAAAACACAGGTGGAGAGGATATGTCGTCGCAACGATAAGCAACATAGTGTATGTTTAAAACAAAAACTACAAATTTAAAAAGTTGTAGTTTATCTATTATAAAAACTACCATTTCTCAACTAAAATTGTATTTTTGAAACAAAACCATTTCATGAAAAAAACGAGTCTTATAATTCCTTTGTTCAAACAATTTATAAAAGAAACCGAAACTGGGAAACGGCTCAAAAAAAACGGTGAAAAGATAAAATCAGGCTCCATACAGAATTATTATTATGTGATGAACAATCTTATTCAGTTTTCTAGTGATACTAAGTTTGAATTGCGCATTTGTGATGCTTCCAAACTAGACAGACGCGAACTGCAGTCAGAAAAAAGTTATTGGAAAAAATTCTACCAAAAATTTACGGAATTCCTATATAAAAAAGGATGTCATGACAATTATGTAGGCGCAAATATAAAAGTGATTCGAGTGTTTTTTAATTACTTAAAAAATGACAAGGACATCTTTACAGGAGATTTTCAACGATTATTTTATGTTCGCAAAGAAGAAATTGAGATTTTCGTACTTTCCCCTGAACAACTCAAGTTCTTAATTCACGATAAAGAGTTTGAATCTTCACTAATACCAAGTCATAGACGAATAAAGGATATTTTTGTTTTTGGTTGTACTACGGGATTGCGTTATTCCGATATTTTTTTGTTGACCAATAAAAATTTTGAGCAAATGGAAGGCGAATGGTACTTGAAACTTAAATCGAAAAAAACAAAGACATTCAGTTTTATTAAGCTCTCTGCTTATGCAGTTGTCATTTTTCAGCGGTATCAATCTCAGAGTAATAAGGTGACTCTCTTTGGAAATACCAGTTTGTTTAATTTTAATAAAAGTCTAAAGCAAATAGGTGAACAGGCAGGTTACACGACTCCTATTGAAGTCTCTCGTGAAAAACAGGGAAAAACGCAGCGTCTTACCAAAAAGACGGATACATCTAAAAACCGATTTTGTGACAAAATGAGTTCTCACATGATGCGTAGAACAGCTATAACGACCTTATTAATTTTGGGAATGCCAGAACATCTTGTTCGAAAAATAAGCGGACATAGTAGTGCCAGCACTTCATTTAATCGATACGTACATTACGCACAAGCTTACATGGATAAAGAAATCGAGAAAGTGCATAGTAAATTAGAAAGTTATTAAATAAAATTAAACAACAACCAGAAAATGAATTCCAGTTGTTGTTTTTTGTTATTACTGCTTTATTATTTTATGAACACGAGCAACTTATATAAAAACCATCACGGAAAAAGTCGGGAGACTTTTATCGTATTTACCGTTTTCAAGAACTTTTATAAAAACGCAAAGTCAGAGACATTTGCGTAGCGTACTCGACAACTTATTTACTCTTCGAAGAGCTGGGGGGCACGGTTTACAAAACCGCGCTATCGTTGTGTTGACATATCCGAGCCATCGGGTTAATCCCAAATTGTTAAATACCAAGTATCTCCATAGTGACTTACTAAATACAATTTTTTATTATTAATTAAATTAAACGAAATTTTTTTTTTGTTCCTTTTTAAAAAAATAGTAACTCTATTATTTTTCTTTTTATTCGTTTTTACGAACTTAAAAATTTCTTCATGTTTTAAGTTTTTATAAGATAAAGAGTCTTTTCTATAAAATGTTATTTTCTTTTTTTCGTTCAGATATGTTATTATAGTGTCATTAAATTTATCTAAAAAACCAATACATATTAATTTTTTATCATTTGAATTAAATGTAAAACTAGGATTTTTTGTAGAACTATCTTTTCCGTAAGAAATTATTACTTTTTCTTCTCTAAAAGTATTTAATAATTTATTACTAGATCCACATTTAATCAAAAAAAGAAAACAATTAACGCAACTATAAATTTAAAAATTTTAATCATAATTTAGATTTTTTCTCGTTTTTAATTCATCTGGATCGTAGTTTGATTTATCTTGAACATTTTTTATCAGAGTTTTTATTTGACCTGGATCAACTTTATTTAATCCACTTGGTGCTAATGAAGATTCAATTGGTTTAATTTCATCACTGTTCAAGAAATTATCAATAATATTTTGCGTATTTCTGTTAGTTAAGTCTTGTTGATTTAAATTAGGACTGTTTAATATCTCTAATGGTTTTAACTCCCATGGATGGTTCAAACCTCCAGAATGTCCAAAAATTTCATGCGAACCAGTTTCTGAAATATCTACATCTGGAACAACTATACCATCAATTGTTATAGCCATATTTACCTTAAATTTATTAATTGCTCCTCTAGTGTCACCAAGAGTGATATTTGAAGTTGTTGTTGTAGTGGTGGTAGTTGTATTACCTACAACATTGGTTGTTATATTCGTAGCCTTTTTGGTTACTCTATCATCAAATACTAAATATGCAATATTTCCATCATCAGCACTTACTGGGCTGTAATCTAAAATTACAACTGTACTAACATTTTCAGTATATTTTTTTCCATCTTTTTTGTAGGTTAAGGTGGTATTCCCGTCTTTCTCTATTCTTGACTTAATCGCTTCGGATTTTGCTTTTACAATATTTGGATCGGTCATTTTGGTTGATTGATTCTCAACCTTAACTCTAATGACTAGTTCAGTTGTTACTAAAATAGAACCGTCAGGGTTTGTTATTGAGTTAGTACATATTGCCCACTCTTTACCATCTAAATCATTCCCATCTATAGGTCTATTCGATGCAAATTGATAAGGCGTTAAAAATGAATATCTAGCTGTTAATGGATCAACACTAAAAAATCTTCCAATTCTCGGATTGTACATTCGCATTCCGTAATCTTGGAAATTTCCTTCACCCATTATTTCATTATCATTTTCTTTTCCATTGAACCCATAACGGTAACTCTCGCTTTGTCCGTGTCTATTTGGCACCAGCATACCAAAAGGATAGTAATCCAATCGTTAGTTTGATCAATGAATACATGGAACTATTTGTGTAAGAACGTATGTTAAAAATGCAAAATAAGGCAATTTTTGACTTTCAAAAGGACAAAAAAGGCATCCTTAATATGTGAATTAACTTCCTGTACAGTAAAACTAAAAAAAATCTCAGAATAAAAAAATTTAGAATGGAAATATACAGCAGTATATACTGGAAGTTTTTGGATAAAATAATTTAATCAATGATATTGTCTTAAAAAATTCAAGTTGGACTTGTGTAACTTGAATTATAGTGTAATTGCTAAAAATATAGAACTGTTAAATTTGTATAGTAATGAAAATCTCTTAAAAAGACCATTATATTGATGGTACAGTAAATTAAGGATCCTCTTTTTGAAGGCGGTATTTCCGAAACAAAACTTCAATAAAAAACCCTCAAACAATTGATGTTTAAGGGTCTGTTTTTGTAGCCCTAACGGGACAATTCTCGAACCACTTTCATGATGATTTAAAAAAAATAAATATTTAGTTTAATGATAAGTAGGTTTAATGTTAGGGAAGTCAGGATAAAAATGAGGTTTTGAATGATAAAGATTTTATCTAAAAAAAAAGTTCCAGTTAGAAATATTTTAACGATTTTGCTTAAGGGGTGCAAGTAGATGTTTCTATTTGTTTTCCGGAAAAAGCTCATCATAATATAGACGAACACGTTCGCCCAAGTCTGTTAATCTATAAAATAATTTTATTTCTCCACCTCTAAATTCAAGATCATATTCTTCATATTGATGATTTCTTTCTATTGGTGTTTGTTCTGGACGTTCTTGGTAGATTAAACCTAAACTAATTAGAGGGTAATATTCTTCTTCATAAATTTCTTTTCTTTCGTAAGCTCCAAAACTCTTTACCAAAATTAAATCGTCGAGATAAGCACTTTGTATTACGTTGGTCAGGCGCAGAAATTCTTCTGCATAAAATTCTCCCTGCGCTTTAAGTTTACATAAGCGTCCAAAAACTTTACATTTTTTAATTGTCTCTAACTTGTCTACCGCCATTAATATTTTTTCTACCGCAGTTTCGTTATCATCATGTAGATCATTAAGCAATGTGTCTCTTTCGTCATCATTTAGTTCACCAAATTCAAGAAGTACATTCATAGCTTTCTTAATAAAAATTCTATCTGTGTAAGAGCTGTATACGTTTTTAATAGCCACAATTGTTTTTAGTATCGGTATTTCCTTAACTAAATCGTCAGTTAATTGATTATCTAAAACCTTTTCAACAAGATCAATTGAAATTTCTTTCAGATCTTTCGACTCAATTATTTCCTTAATTTGCTCTTTCATAATTAGAAATTTGTCTTGGCTATCATTGTTTTTATCTTGACAGTTTCATTAGTATAAAATCTATTTTTTCAGTTAAATACGTATTTGGATCGTCTCCATCATCTTTCATTCTTAACATCTCACAGATGTCTTTTTGATCTAAACTTATAATTAATTTACCTGATTCTCTTAACGATCCTTCCATAGCTGTAATAGCATTTTTTTCTGCTCCATCTCTGGTTAAAATAATAGCAATATTTCTAAGTGCCGTTTTGTATAAGTATTTTTCGGTGCTATAGACTTGACCTTGTTTTATTTTTTTTTTGTAATTTTTGAATTCAAAAACAACAAATCTTGAATGAAAATCACGAGCTAATAATTTCCAAAAATCATTTGTTGAAGAGATTTTCGCAATTAAATCAAAAATGTGTAACGTGTCAACGGTTGTTGTTTGATTTTGCCAGTTTGAAAAGTCATTTTCAAATATATATTTTAAAATTCTTTCACATTGGATTTCATATTCTTTAGCCGTTTTTTTGCCTGCTGATAAAGCAGTTAATTCTTCGCAAAGTTCTTTTCCTTTATTTACTTTTGGAATGTTTGTTTTTTTAAAATTTATGAATTCCATTGTATATTTGT
Protein-coding sequences here:
- a CDS encoding tyrosine-type recombinase/integrase, producing the protein MKKTSLIIPLFKQFIKETETGKRLKKNGEKIKSGSIQNYYYVMNNLIQFSSDTKFELRICDASKLDRRELQSEKSYWKKFYQKFTEFLYKKGCHDNYVGANIKVIRVFFNYLKNDKDIFTGDFQRLFYVRKEEIEIFVLSPEQLKFLIHDKEFESSLIPSHRRIKDIFVFGCTTGLRYSDIFLLTNKNFEQMEGEWYLKLKSKKTKTFSFIKLSAYAVVIFQRYQSQSNKVTLFGNTSLFNFNKSLKQIGEQAGYTTPIEVSREKQGKTQRLTKKTDTSKNRFCDKMSSHMMRRTAITTLLILGMPEHLVRKISGHSSASTSFNRYVHYAQAYMDKEIEKVHSKLESY
- a CDS encoding RHS repeat domain-containing protein; this translates as MDYYPFGMLVPNRHGQSESYRYGFNGKENDNEIMGEGNFQDYGMRMYNPRIGRFFSVDPLTARYSFLTPYQFASNRPIDGNDLDGKEWAICTNSITNPDGSILVTTELVIRVKVENQSTKMTDPNIVKAKSEAIKSRIEKDGNTTLTYKKDGKKYTENVSTVVILDYSPVSADDGNIAYLVFDDRVTKKATNITTNVVGNTTTTTTTTTSNITLGDTRGAINKFKVNMAITIDGIVVPDVDISETGSHEIFGHSGGLNHPWELKPLEILNSPNLNQQDLTNRNTQNIIDNFLNSDEIKPIESSLAPSGLNKVDPGQIKTLIKNVQDKSNYDPDELKTRKNLNYD
- a CDS encoding restriction endonuclease, yielding MRNIGLRFEHFIFDLFNSFKLDSNLISQPLDKGVDIEIAKNSDTYGVEVKIYRSRRIPISTIKNSLVQLQYNLQNNKYKGGFLVSTANIEPQIREELKKEFEIEIFDRGILISLTSGNKNLRNELEVILLELSQSGEEDIYDGVFTHSHKYTMEFINFKKTNIPKVNKGKELCEELTALSAGKKTAKEYEIQCERILKYIFENDFSNWQNQTTTVDTLHIFDLIAKISSTNDFWKLLARDFHSRFVVFEFKNYKKKIKQGQVYSTEKYLYKTALRNIAIILTRDGAEKNAITAMEGSLRESGKLIISLDQKDICEMLRMKDDGDDPNTYLTEKIDFILMKLSR